AAAAGCGATCATttgataggtttagtgttaaataggTATTCGATACAAAGACGAAATTAGGATTATATTAGGTATAGATTGGATGTAAAATAGATTTGGATTAGATAATCAAACAGAACGcattcatatcgatgcggatATAGCGTTTGCACAGTTTTCCACagcattttatattttttcaagATCGTCGCGGTCCGACGACGGAAGTTGAAAGTTCACAAAACAACTTACAAAAGTTCTTTAACTTAAGTTTGACAAAAGTTACTTACAAAAGTTTACAATAAATACATAGTTCACATAATATTACAATTTACATAAATTACGGTTAaatataaaaaagttaaatataCAAAAGttaaatacacacacacacacacacacacacacacacacacagagagagagagagagagagagagagagagagagagagagagagagagagagagagagagttaaatTACAAAGTTGTGAAACTGTGTGTGCTCAAGTGAACCGCAAAGACAACGAGTCATTTGTTTCCATCGCATCGCGTGATTAAGACGTTTCCGCGAAGCCGATATCCGCATCTAACGTTCAATCATggatttccttttttttatccGCTTTTCCAATAATGGTCCCCGCCATCCACTTCCGTTTCACCTCAGGTTTCTACGGTCTTGAAACCGAACGCAAGTTCGCGCTTAACTCCATTCCGAGGACCAGTGGGAAGGGACGGTGAAGCGGAAGGGAAATTTTATTTCGCCGAATCCGACGTAGACACGTTGCGAACCGTCGAGAAGTTTTTTTCACGCGTGAATCCATCCCGGGAGAGAGAATAGTGGAGGAGGGCAGCGAGACCGGAAAGTTGATCGATTACTTTTATCGAAATCAACGTAATTTAATGCCGATAGCAAATCTCTGGCCTTATCAGTTTATCGACGGCCTTAGACAACCGTGATTTTAAAGGAAACGCAGTCAGTCGGTCGCTGATCCATCTTACAAGAAACATGTGGATAGTACTTCTTCTTGTCACGTTTGCAGCCGCGAATCCTCTCACGCCGAAAATAATTGGCGGGACTTCAACGACGATCGAGAAGTATCCGTATCAGGTgaattattagtatatatagtatatagtaatagGCGAACTCCCTCCATCACGTTGAAAACTAAAATCCTGTTGTATTAGGTTCTCAACGATTCTATAACATATATAGCTGTACATAAGTACCCCATTTTGTAAtttcaaattaacaaattaaaacaCAGTTAAGTTCATGTGCATTTAGTAATGAGATCATTTTGTATTAGCATAGTGCTTTCTCACGTGTATTGTAACAAGCCGAATTGAAAAACTGCTCGATAGAATAattttccgtaaatctaatcACATGTTCTACAATTTCGTGAAACCCAGGCATGGACGAGTCACGGCCCATGGGTCAAGTTTGGCCCGTTTTTGACATTGTTTTTTCTCTGCTCCACGTGGGGCTGTCGCGGCCGAAATGAGAAATATCAAATTCTACAGTACCTAAAACggaaaacgcgtgaattttcaCCTGAAAAACGTGTGAGAATTGAAATATGATAATGTCAAAAGCAAGATATAATACTTAAGATTGGAGAATTACGTGTACGATTTCCGAAAGCATAGCAGCGTAGTCTGCGACAATTAACATAGACGGTAATTATGTTGTGACAATAAACGAAATAATCGTTTCCGTGATACAGGTGTCTGTCCACTTTAATGGGAAGTTTATATGCGGAGGTTCCATAATCAGCTCGGACTGGGTGCTAACGGCGGCGCATTGTGTCTATGGGTTTGTGTTGATTGAGTTATGGAACGGCGCGAGACCAAGtagataatttattaattaccgGGACGCGAAATTGCTAGTTCGTAAACTGCATCGTACGGTGATCCGCGGTTAATTGCGATTACCTTGCAGACGTGCACCCTCGGCTTTCCGAATTCGCGCCAAGAGTACCTACAATAACCAAGCTGGCACCGAGATCACCGGCATACGGAAGATCATTCCTCACGAACTGTACGATGACGACACATTCGAGTACGACGTTGCTCTCATAAAGGTATGTCCGTCCGCACGCATAAACGTTTCAACGAAGTAATTTCTCTCCGCGTATTATCCTAAAATTCGAATCACGACGATGTCTTCCTGTTATTTTGCTTGATTACGTTAAACGATTTGATTGTCGGTCAGTGTCTGAGCAGAGAAGTGGTAGAAGAAGATAAGATAATGCCATTTCCTTATTGCGTTGACTATTTTTCCTTTTCATTCCGATACACTCTCGATAATCTATCAttcagaaaatataataattactcgTAAAACTAAACAAACCGAAGGGGAAACACCAAGGTAGATtctaatattttacatattttacatattttacatattataatttcaGCCGGTTTGACGACATTAGGATTGATCAACTTTTTCTGTTCGGCATTCCAAGATTATCTTTCGTTAAAACGTGCAATAGATTCTAAGAAAAAGTGACACGAATGTTGGCTTCTCGAGTTGATCGAAGCAGTGTCGAAGCAATTTGATATTTATAAGAATGCAACCATTGCAGCTGCCAACACCGATAGTGCTGGACGGTACAGCAAAAGCAATCGCGTTGGCGTCTTCGAACAGCGCGGTGCAGACAGGAAGTGCCGCCGTGGTGACAGGATGGGGCTACACGACGGTAAGTTTTTCGTCTGGGTCTGTCTCTATGTAGATCGTTTTGACAGCTGTTGCATAGGTAAACTCTGTTTGACGGTGGCACGGTGCTTCGGTCAACGGTAACGTTCCCCGGGACTGATTACCCACTGCGAACTCGCGTAAACATTAAGGTTTGTTTGTCGATCGGTCAACAATGTTCGATCGTAACGGCAAACATTTCTCGCATCGGGCACTTCCTACGCTCTCGCGTTTGCACTGCCTCGGCCTGCCAGGCTGCGAGTCGGTTAGGATGCCGTTCGAAATCGGCTGGTATAATATGCAATCACTTGCAGGTTGGTGGCTCTGCAGCGAGTAACTTGCAAACCCTGACGGCTCCTGTCGTTGATCAAGACACTTGCAGGAAGATCTTCGCTCCTCAGCACAAGGAAGTGACGAAGGCTATGCTGTGCGCCGGTAGTTTGAACGGCGGCAAAGGCAGTTGTCAGGTAAAGATTCCTCAACGTATCTCTATTTGAACCCGTCATAGCGTTGTGCAAACTTACTTGTCTGTTTCATACGTTTAGCAACTATATCGAAAATCTAACTAATAACcatttaggtacggctgaattctgcgcgaggctatttctctggacggcagagtctgatatgtactgtacacagtctgatactgtatattctgtctgtatatacacagggtgttccaaaaatgtctcgcaatccgaaagcggcgggttcctcgggccattcgaagcaactttttcctttacaaaaattttctccgagacaccgttaacgagttattaacgaaaaacagtgaccaatgagaggcgagctcggctggcgcgaggcgatcgagccaacgagcggaac
This genomic window from Megalopta genalis isolate 19385.01 chromosome 9, iyMegGena1_principal, whole genome shotgun sequence contains:
- the LOC117224690 gene encoding vitellin-degrading protease, with the translated sequence MWIVLLLVTFAAANPLTPKIIGGTSTTIEKYPYQVSVHFNGKFICGGSIISSDWVLTAAHCVYGRAPSAFRIRAKSTYNNQAGTEITGIRKIIPHELYDDDTFEYDVALIKLPTPIVLDGTAKAIALASSNSAVQTGSAAVVTGWGYTTVGGSAASNLQTLTAPVVDQDTCRKIFAPQHKEVTKAMLCAGSLNGGKGSCQGDSGGPLVLNGVQIGVVSWGAIECARQGYPGVYTRVSEVRSWIDAKQK